AAATTCTCCTGTCTTCAGGAAGTTACTATCTGATCCTACACATCAGCTTTGGTATTTAGAGTGTGATTTTCAAACAAAGGgttaaataaaaaccaaaaaatgcaTACTTATGgcaatccagccaaggttattttataattttagcATAATTTTCAGATGCATGAAACAGTAAAAAATGGATGCATTTTCTTATCTCCCTTTGCCCTATTTCCCCATAATTCTTTTCTGGAGAGGCAAGAAAAAGTTTCTTCTGTCTGAGCCTAAAAAGCTCTGCTAATGGGccagtttttcttgctttcccaCGTGTCCCTCTGAGTCCTGCTGAAAGTTTGCTgtctttttttcagcattttatttcacttgATTGTGGAGCTgtcttcctctgctccaggatCTCTTGACAACTTTTGTACACTTCTATCAAGCAGTCCAGTCGTGGCTTGGAGCTCTAGAAGTCAAACAACAGAGAATCAGGCTCTGAACTGAAACGCCAATTAATTTTACCCAAACAGCAAACAGTGGTCAAAGTACAATGATTTTTCAGCAATTCTAACCTGGACCAGCTTAAAACCAGCAAGGAAGTGAAAGTTTCACGGTCCCACAGTCCCTATGATCCTGTAACTTTTGAGCTCCTGCAACAGCATTACTGTGTAAAGTCCATCAAATGCCTCCTTGCAAGAGCTGCttgagagaacaaaaggtcAAATCAGTGCAGTAAGGCTCCTGGGCTGAGTGATATGGGAAATTGTATTTTTGAAGGCTGCCATAACTTAAAGAAACCCAGTGAAGGAGACACAATAAAGGTACTAATCATTGCTCCTTCAAAACTAACATACTAACTTGCATGTTAACATAATTACAGACAGGCACTGCATTTCAAAATGGAAGAGTTCCATACCTCCTATGCTGCTGGAGTCAACTCTACCAGTGCTAAGATATTTCCATGAAAACCAAACTGGTCAGAGCtgaatggtaaaaaaaaaaaaaaaaaaaaaaaagaagagaaacaatACAGCAATAGAGATGCCAGGCAGACCTGGAAAGCAACATATCTAACTAATATCAGGTACTTGAATGCAGCTATCTGGAATTTAGTAGTTGTTGATTTCCGGCAAATCTACTTTTCCCCTTGTTTATATGTGAAATATCTAATTTATATTACTGTTACTAAAGATCTTTACAATTGTGGGACTGAGTTAGCAGAAAGTGTAAATAGAATAGACTATTTATACTCCTAAGTATTCAGACTGACTGTATCCAGTCACAAACTGATCTGTTGGCAGATTACAAAACAGTCACCAGCAGCAGGTGAATTAAGGACAGAGAAGGCTCTACAGCTCAGCAGTCTAAGAAGTGAGGTACCTCTGTGCTGCTTACCACCCCTCATGGATAAGGGCACTGCTGTGTTAGGCATGAACACACACAAAGCAAATCCATTCTAAAAATGGGATTATGAACAGTCAGAACACGTTAGTGAGAGAAGAGAGAGGGGAGACGAGGTAACACCAACACAAACAAGTTATGATACATTAAACAAATTGGTCACTGCTTGTACCATGATCTTTgtcagcagggcaggcaggggaagTCATTCCAATGCCAAGGAGGATTTATGAGAACTTTTGGTACACAGAGCTAAGGGAAAAGTCAACTGCAGCACAGTGCCAGAGTTATGGTGGTAACTGAGCACAGGACTGCACAGAAAGCTCTACAAGTCCTCAGCACCCTATGGGAGCCAAAGACTTTTAGTTCAATGCAAACTCCTGGCTGGGTTCAGATTGACACAACTCCCTGCTGTTTGAATGAagagcaaataaaaaaacccatcccCATTATGTAGTTCTGTGAGACTTCAAGTGCCACCCACCCTGACAGCCCAGCCAGGGAAAGGCAACTGTCACCAGCTACTGTAGCGGAATAAAAATATGCTTAGACAACTGATGCACACACAGAGACCACCATCTGGATCTCTCCACCATTCAGTCAAACTCACCTGAAAGAGTGGCACAACCTCAGATACTGCCTGAGGATCTTCAGGGTCCTGGAGGAGGATACAAAGGTAGTAGATAACTTTTTGCTACaagacaaacagaaaaaattcaTTGGAGTACAAAAATGCTATCAAACTGCCTGGAGTTAGCACAGGAATAGGATCTGTTTCAACTCACTGGGCTGAAGGCAAATCCTGCCAGGTCACAGTCAAATCTACAAATTTTTATCAATAGCTTTCACtcaataaagaaataattttgcctggtttttttctattaagtTTTTAACCTGAAAGAAGACACCCATGATGGAAGGGTAAGGTCTGCTTTTCTACAGGAGCTTTGTAGAAAACCCTGGCAACAGGAAAAACGATTGTTTGTGTTGTCATAGCTTCTCATCTCCATCTTGATTACATATGGAGCTGGACATCAGGATTTGTAAGAACAGCATAACAGAAAGAACTAAACCCATTAGCTCAATGCCAGTGGCATTATCCAAGGGATGGATTTGGCTTTTTGAGgttatttgtttggtttgagTTCTCCTTTAAAGGTGAGAGATGACAGAATAAggagaaaaatctgaaataaagcTCCTGATGCTAGTACATCTATGGATGGTGCTGTGTTTAATTGCTCTGGTAAATCATGCTCATGAAAATACACTGGCTGTGAGTGTGCCCAGACACAAGAAGACAGACTTTGTATGATTACCATATGGATGGCTTCATTGATAACCACATCCTTCACTTGACCCATCTCAATGAAGGTTGTGCTCTCTTTCCCTGAGGCGTAGGCTGAAGTCACCTGAATGCCGAGTGAGCCGATGACCAGCAGGGATTCCTGGTCAATCTTCACGAAGTGCAGGTATATGATCAGGCCGAGCAGCGTGATGAAGATGGCAGCAGAGAGCACTATGCTGTTCTGTAACACAAGCCAAGAAAAGGCAGAGCTCTGGTACTACAATCACTTTAACACAGCTTTAGAGAAAGTAAAATTGCACAGTAAATTGTATATTAAAGCTACAGGTGCAAAGCATTTTTACTTAGGTAGAGTCATTTTATTCACCTGACTGGCTGATATATATGTAGTGAAGTTTAAATCAGTCTTTGCTGTATGCACTTAAAGAATTGGGAGCTGAAACTAAAAACTGCAAGAAAATTCTATTTCCTTCCAAGTTCAATGCAGAAATCTCAATCCAAACAAGCCACTTGTGTCAATGAGAGTGTATTATGCCAACTTCTAAAGATGATGTCACTGACAAAAAAGTGTTGTGAAATGTTTACAGGAACCAAGGGTGGATTTTCACAGTGGAGGAACCCGCCTTTAGGATAAACACTGCCCTGGTGGTTTTCTTACTATGAACTGCCAGTCTAAACTTGTTCAAACCTCAGCCTCTTTTTGCCTTAAATACCAATGCAAAGAAAATCTGCTTTATCCTGTACTTTTTCTAAGGATCAATGTCTTTTGCATGCTGCAATCCTGAGATTGCTGTTACATTTTAACATATAACTGATGACACTATAGTCCCCAGTAAGTCATCTGAAGACCTGGTAATAAATTCTAAAGGTCCAAAACCTACCATCTGTTTCTGGTACATGTTTTAGAGAACTCCAGGCCACCTACCCACTAATGAGAGTTA
The Agelaius phoeniceus isolate bAgePho1 chromosome 6, bAgePho1.hap1, whole genome shotgun sequence DNA segment above includes these coding regions:
- the PIGH gene encoding phosphatidylinositol N-acetylglucosaminyltransferase subunit H, translated to MNCQHVQTAESADVIGFKDGRLARYIKRDSPLAAPAGGPQRGSGAGRRLRLLPREAGRPGPRLPGMAEERRFLSASGVPIALRRRQHSASCRELAVRGPRLQLRSLSAATSAVWLAAYGLFALCENSIVLSAAIFITLLGLIIYLHFVKIDQESLLVIGSLGIQVTSAYASGKESTTFIEMGQVKDVVINEAIHMQKVIYYLCILLQDPEDPQAVSEVVPLFQSSKPRLDCLIEVYKSCQEILEQRKTAPQSSEIKC